The Nostoc cf. commune SO-36 genomic sequence GATCGCAGCAATGAAATACGAAAATCAACCCCAAATAGCTCGTCCTTTGGGTCAATGGTTAGGAGAAGCATGGTTGTTAAATTCACCGAAGCGAGATAGCCAACCTGTGGTAGTTCCCATCCCACTGCACGCTAGCAAACAAAAGCAACGTAAATATAATCAAGCCGCACTGATAGCACAAAGCTTCTGCGAAGTAACTGGATTAAAATTAAAACTAAACGGTTTAGCAAGAGTGCGAGAAACGGAAGCCCAATTTGGATTATCGGTATCGAAACGAGAAAAAAACTTGGCTCAAGCTTTTGCTGTTGGGCAAGAATTTCGTCATCGTCCCCCAAATGCCCCAGTGCTGTTAGTAGATGACATTTATACTACTGGTGCTACTGCCAGGTCTGCTGTGCAAACACTTCGTCAGAATGGAATTGTGGTCTTAGGATTAGTAGCTGTAGCCACCGCCGTCAAAGACGGATAAATCAAGAATTAATGGCAATCTTGGACTTAAAAGCGCATTAATTGACCAACTTACCCTATTCTCGTGGAAAAATTTCTTGAAGTATTATGAATAAAGTTTTTGCGGCGGGTTTAAAACAACTCATCATTATTCCTGCCATGTTGCTGGGAATAGGCATAAGTACAAGTGCGGCTTTTGCTCAAAATAAGTTGTATAGTCCAATTCCTTTATCTAACAGTACTGAAATTAGTGATAGTCTCTCAGATAAAGATATACCCACAGGTCAAGGTGGGTTTGCCCGTGATTACACGGTGAAGTTAGATAAGGGCGATAATTTAGCGGTTGACCTGTCATCGGAAAACTTTGACAGTATTATCACATTATTAGCACCTAATGGTTCAACTCTGGCAGAAAATGATGATGGCCCTGATGGTAGTAGCAATTCCTTACTGTTTACTCGCATCGTAGAGACAGGGAATTATGTTATTCGTGTCCGGTCTTTTGGGGAAACTGGGGTTGGGGTTTTTAAACTCAAGGTGACAAAGCTGCAACCGATTAAATGAATTAGTCATTGGTCATTGGTCATTGGTCATTAGTCAGGATTTAAAAATTATTATTCTCCCCTACTTCCCCTGCCTCCCCTGCTCCCTCATCTCCCTGATTTATTAAAAGGCGGTCAATACGCAGAGAAATAAGGCTTCAGTCCACTCAACGACTGCGCCGTAGGTATCTCCGGTGTGTCCACCTAGTTTGTGGTTGAACCATGCACCAGTTAAAGTGGCGATCGCACTGCCAACAACTATCATTGCCAGTGTGAGAAATAGTTGCTGTTTATCTATCAGCCAAAGTAAACCACTTAAACCGAATAACAACAACAGCCCCGGTAACAAATCCTTGTAAGAACGAATGGCTTGTTTGTGAAATGCACCTTTGCCAGTTGGTTTCAGGTAAGGATATCGGGCGATCGCTAGCTGTTGTCCCCAACGTCCCCAGCCACAAGCAGCCATTAGCAACAACCAACGGCTTTCTGCTATATCTGTCAAAGCTGCTATTTTTAATATCACCAAGGCGATCGCAGCCATTGCTCCGAAAGCACCTGTAGCACTATCTGCCATCACCTCCAATCGCCGATCTGGGTCGCCCACTGCCAAACCATCGGCAGTATCCATTGCCCCATCTAAGTGCAATCCTCCAGTGATGCCAATCCAAACACTTACTACCAAAGCACTACGAGTTAACACGGGCATACCAAGATAATCCATTCCCGTATCTACTAATCCTAAAATTCCCCCAATTATCAACCCTATAAACGAAGCAAGGCTTGCCACTCCCCGAAAGTCCAATCCGTTCAAATACGGTAGTGGAATAATTGTGTAAAATATAATACTAGCTGCCAGCTTTAACAGCAGCTTTTCCCACCACTGTTGCTGTTTCGTCATCTGAATTACATTAATATTTGGTAAATGGCTGGATAATTGTCTTGATATAGGTAAAATCTACATGAGCAGACTTTAAAACTTTAGATAAGATTTACTTCTATTAAACATTCTCCTTCAAAATTTTGTTATGCTTGTCTAAGTGGTAAGCAAATACTAGTAGGCAATTTTTATACAAAAATCCATTGATTTTGGGAAGTTAAAATTCCATCAGGGAGCAAAATTTGTATTTTGTATTCGCTAACTAAAAACTTACTCTAAATTGTTAGACGATTGTTCCACAAAATTGATATTTTTTTAAATATAGGAAGTAAACAAGCTACTCAATTATGACTGTTTAGCTATGTTGCCACTCTCCTTAGCTCAATCGCTATTTTCCTATGAGTCACCATCTACCCGACACCAGGATACCAGCTCCGTGCATTATTAACACGGGCATCATTGTGAATAAGCTCGACATACGGCGATTGCTGACAGATTTAGGTCGAGTCCACTACATCTACACCCAAGAAGATAAGGTACTGAGCGAGGGTGAAGGGGATGTGATGGAGGTTTTTGCCAATCCGCAAAGGTCTACCTTAGTGGCTAACCATGCCCTATATTTGAATGTTTGTAGTTTTGATTACTTGGAACTAAAACAGTCCTCACAACAAGAAACCTATTTCGATTTGATGCAAGAAGGGGTGTGTCTGCGGTTGATTCCCCGCTCAACCCCCCTACAAGAGCGACGAGAGCGAAACTTCAATGTCAGCGCTATAGAAGCGATGATGGAGCAAGTACTCTCAGCGAGGTGGGATGCCGAAATCGACGATGACTGTTCTGATTCTTTCTAAAAGACCTACAACTACAACTATACCAAATTTATCTAACACTGTACTTTATTGAACTAGGGGCAATTCCTGAATTGCCCCTAGTTTGTATAGTTTTGCTATTATTTGGTTTGATTGCCCAACTACCAGAGGCAAAAGGCAGAAACTCTTTATATATGATGCGTGAGTCCTGCATTTTCTACCTTACTTAAAAAGCAAACTGCTGGTTTTTGGATGATAAGTTATGAAAACACTCAAAAATTCATCACCAAGAGTTTGAAGATTATTTACACATTTGCAGCGTGCGGCGATCGCTAGCAGTGATAGAATTTAACCGATAAAAGTCTTGCAGAGCCAGTGAGTAAGCGTAAGAGTTTAACTCATCCTCACCAACCTTGGGTAGTCTATTACTTGTAGCTACCTGATTCGACTGCTCAGAGCTAGCTTGAGTTGATGAACCATTAACCGTCATCACCAACTCTCCTGATGGATTGATTGAACCTTGAAAACAATTAAACTCTGATTGGGGCATATACAATGCACCCGTTATCTTGGCCTGCTGCTTTTGAAATATGATATAACCTTGACCAAGCTCATTTGGTTTTGGAGATTGACCATAGAGGTAAATCCCATCTTTTGCAGGAAAATTTGCTTTTGGTAAAACTCCTGTGCTTTTTGTGGCTCCCTGACTATTTGGAACCAGCGCTGTGGTTGTAGGTATTGTTTTTCCGCTCTGATGAGAGAAAACTCCTCTATCTCCAGAAGCCGCATTAAGTTGACTTCTCTGCTCTCGAACTTTTCTTAGTTGCGCTAAAAGAGAGTTTTCGGAAGTTTTAGTTTTCTGAATCTGAGCCGATGATGATAATGAAGAATCTTTAACTGATATTACTTGAGTCTGCTTGGCTAGAAAGCCCAAACCGAGAAGTAAGCCTAAGCCCGCGAGGGAAATTCCCCACTGCCGGGGAGATAATAACTGATGAAGGTTGTTAAGCACCCTACTTCTCCTGTTACAAAACTAACTAAGTTCTTTAGAACTTACTCAAAGTATAGCTGAGTCTTAATTGCCTAAGACTTTGTTAAAGACTTATATTACTATTGTCCAAAAAACAAAACTGTCAAAAAATAAAGTTTTTATTTAATTCAGCCCAATAATATTATAGTAATCCTATTTGATTTGCAAATACTGAGAGGTTAAGATACCGGACTTCTTGAATAAATTCTGTATATTTTTGTTCGTAACTGCTGCAAAGATTGCTATATACAGCAGATTTCCAGGAAGGTGAAGTACAGAAGCTAAGTTTCGACATTTAGCTAGATTTAGATATAAACCCTATTTTACTCCTGAATCCTGCCTCCTGAATTCTGCCGTATTTATGAAACTTGTATATCTTGTAGCTTGGCCACCATTTCTGCACGCGCCGAAACCTTTAACTTGCGAAACATCCTCTTCAAAGCTTGTTTGACAGAATTTTGCGTAATCCACAGTTTTTCCCCGATTTCGGCATTCGTTAACCCCTGTGCCACCAATTCAGCAATTTCTAACTCACGGGCTGTTAGAGGACTTGTTAAAAGTGAATTGGATATTTTGGGTTTTGTCCGTAGGGTTGCCATTTTCGCTGATAAATGAATACATAAAGCGCTTAAATCAGCTAAATCGTTGCCATTAAAGGCAGGATTTCCCTTGTCACGAGCTAAGTTCAAGGTTCCGACAAGACGACCATCGTAAACAATAGGCCCAGTCATTACGTGTTCGTGATCTGAACGCGAGCAAAAATGCTTCCAGGCTGCTGGTGATAATAATAACTGCTCATGAGCGGGAGCATGACGTTCAACCACGTAGCGCCCCACTGGATTGCTTTCTAAGCATACTGCTGGGATGCCTGAAACATTAATCTCAGTGCTTGGCTGCTCATCTAGAAGATAAATGCCCCAATTTTGCACGCTAAAATGCTCACCAATTTTATCCGTGAGAGCTAGTCTTAATTCTTGCTCATTCTGGACATTGGCGATCGCATGAAATACAGCGTGGAGAGAATTAGTCATAAGTGTACCCAGTTGGGGACTATCCAAGCCTCAACAATTACTTCTATGCTAATACCAAGGAAACTAAAACGCTAATTAACAGTAGCGACTAGGAGAAGCACATGACAGTTACACAACTCTCTGCTCAGGAACTTTTCCGGGCTGCTTATGAAAACCGCTATACTTGGGACAAGAATTTTCCCGGTTATACCGCAAATATTACCTTTAAGCATGATGATAAAGTGTTTACAGGCAAAGTTATCATTACTGCCAATCTGAAAGCCGAAGTCTTGGATGTAGATGACGAGTCAGCACAGAAAGCAATTCATGGTCAAGCATGGGAGATAGCAATTCACCGCGTCCGCCGCAGCTTTGAAGACACCCACAGCGCCAATACCTTTAGCTATGGAAAAACTGACGAAACTGGTGCGGTTGAGCTTTTAATGGGTGGTAAGGCTGAGGGCGATAAATACAAAGTCCGCAATAATGAAGTATGTCATGTTCACCGTCTAATCCACGGTACTTATGTAACCATAGACACCTTCAGCAGTCATGACACTGGGGAAGGCTACCTGTCCCACCGTTATGACTCTGTGTACCATGACCCTAAAACTGGGGAACAAAAGGGCGGTAGAAGCGAATTTGTTGATGAGTATGAAAAAGTTGGTGACTATTTCATCCTCAATCGTCGGGAGATTCGCACTGAGACAGCAGGACAATTTTCTACTCAAGAATTTGTTTTCTCTGACATCAAATTGTTGGAACCTGTTGCTGCTTAAACTTTATCGAACAGAATTCAGGAGTCAGGAGTCAGAATTCAGAATGAATTCTGTACGACTGGTGGATAGCGCAGCGTTAGCGAGTACTCGAGCGTCTGAATAATCGGCGTTTTTGCACCCCCACCAAATTGAAAGTTTGGTGGTCTTCTCTACGAGACGCAAGCGCGAACAATTCCTGCGCGGTCTGAATCCCTGACTGATAGCGTTCGCGTAGCGTCTCTAAGAGTTGCGTTAGCGAGTCTTCTCCCAAGGGGAGACGCCAAAGGCGAACGAGCGTCTTGATTCTGACTCCTGAATTCTGACTTCTGAATTCTTCTTCAATCTGTAATATCATTAGCGATCGCTCTTAGTTAAAAGGAGCGATCGCTTTTAGTAGGGGCATACAGCTAGCTTGTACCATCTTCCCAATCTCTGCTTGGGAATGCCATTCTAGAGGCGGTAGCCTCAAGACTTGCGGCACGGCTACGAGCAGCATTTTCAGCCAGAGGCTGGAAACGAGGTTTTAAAGCAATACAGTTCAGTTAAGCAATTTTTTCCTTCTCTTTCTTCTCTCTGCGTCGCGCCAGTTGCTTCAAGTCGGGAAACCCGCCCAACGCACTGGCTTCTCTGTGCCTTGGCGGTAGCCTGCGGCAAGCCGAAGCGTCTACGTTAAAAAGTTGACTTTGATAACAGAGTTTTAGCCTTAACTGAACCGTATTAGGTTTTAAAGGAGTTTGAAAATCACGTTAGGATACTTAATTAGGTGTTCCTAATCAAGTGGTAATTTATTTATGAGTCAACTTGAAAACATTCAAGCTGAGTACGAAAAGTTTCCGGAAGCATTTGAGAGTGTAATCATTAGCACCGTGAGCGCACAGGCAATACCCAATGCTAGTTATGCTCCCTTTGTAATGGATGATTCCAAAAATATCTACATTTACGTCAGTGGTCTTTCGACTCATACCAAAAATATTTATGCCAATCCTCATGTTAGTGTCTTGTTTATCGAGGATGAAGCTAAGAGTAATCTAATTTTTGCCCGTCGTCGTTTGAGTTTTGATTGTACGGCAACTCTGATAGAGCGTGAAACTGACAAGTGGAATCAAATTGTTGAGCAATTTCAAGGGCGTTTTGGTGAAATTGTCGAAGTTTTGCGCGGCTTGTCTGACTTTCGGATTTTCCAGCTAACTCCGAGTGAAGGTCGTTTTGTAGTTGGTTTTGGGGCAGCATATCAAATCAGTGGTGATAACCTCCATCAACTTGTTCAAATCACAGGAGATGGTGACAAAAAGCAAGGTTAGAAATTCAAAATTTAAAATTCAAAGTTGTACCCTTGCAGAGTAGCAAGCTACGCGCAGCGTCTCGTAAAGAAGAAAGTTTCAGGCTCTTATTTAAACTTAAACTAAACTTTTTAATTTTATGCTTCAGTTTCAACCTCCTGGCTTTGGACATAAAGTCATCCATACATCCTTGGGGGCAATGGTCTACTATACCCAAACGCATGCACCTTGGGCAATTGGTGACACTGAAGATTTACCCCCACTACTGTTTCTCCATAACTTTGGTGGTGGGGCATCTGCCTATGAATGGTCTAAAGTTTACCCAGCATTTGCTTCTGATTACCATATTTTAGCCCCCGATCTCATCGGCTGGGGAGAATCGGCCCATCCAGTCCGGGATTATCAAATTAAGGATTATCTCAGCACGATCGCAGAGTTTATCATCCAAACTTGTCGCCAACCAGTGACGGTGGTAGCCTCATCTCTGACAGCCGCTTTTGCTATCCGCCTAGCTATTGTTCAACCCAACTTATTCAAAGCATTGTTTTTGGTTTCCCCGTCTGGATTTGATGATTTTGGACAGGGTGCTGGACGCAGACTTCCGCTTTCGGTAATTAATGCACCTCTGTTAGATAATTTTATTTACATCCTTGGTGCTGAAAATGAAATTGCAGTCCGCAATTTTTTACAAAGTTTTCTGTTTGCGAAGTCACAAAGAGTATCCCAAGAGATGGTGGAGGCTTATTTAACCTCGGCACAACAACCTAATGCCAAGTTTGCTGCTTTGGCATTTTTGCGGGGCGATCTTTACTTTGATCTGAGTTTATATATTCAACAACTGACAATTCCCACATTTATTTTTTGGGGAGAAAAGGCACAATTTACCAACATCAAATTAGGGCAACGCTTGGCAAATTTAAATCCAAGTGCAATTCGAGATTTTTATGCGATCGCAGATGCCGGAATATTACCTCATTTGGAAATACCGGAAGTTTTCATTGGTTTATTGCAGCAGTATATTGGGAAATTGGGGAGATGAGGAAGAATAATTACGAATTATCTTAATGTCTACCGAGAAATTAAATGCGCGTTCAATGCTTTAGTAATGCGATCGCCAGAGGCTTCTAAGTGGGCTAGGGTATAAATATCATTAAGTGGCGGAAGCCCACTTAGTTGTTTAAGTCTGATATCAATAGCTTGTTGCAGTTGACGCAATTTATACCAAGCCAATGTACGACCATCTTCAGGTGTATTAGTAGTACCCAACATCATTTCAAGCAAAATATTCAGATATTCTCGCTGTAACGAACGGCGGATGCTTGAAATTGGCTTTGGTTCTCCTGGGAGCAAAACTTCTGTCCAAATCCCTGTTTGCAAGGTATCGAATAATTCGGGAATGGAAAGTGCTTGACTAGGCAGAGTTTTTAATTCTATATCTTGTAAACGATTCAGGCGATCACTGTCTAATAGCGATCGCAATATCGCACTTTGGAAATTCAGAATGCGATCGTGGATTGGATAATCAAGGCGGTTGTTCCGTGCAGAACTACCCCAGTGTTCCCAACGCGATGGTGCTAGTTGATTGAGCAATTCTGGTGAAAAACTAAAAGCATCCTCAGCAAATACATACTCTTGTAGCTTTATCAATGCTTGACGTTGTTTTAAAAGTGAAACTGGTACAAATGCCCAAGCAGCATCATCACTAGCATGGAGACGCCGAAACGATTGCCCACCAATGTATTTAGAAAGCAAAATGGCGTTCCGAAAATAATATTTCAGTACTCTATTGAATTTCAGGCGCAGGTTACTATAACTTTCTCCTTTCGATAGATAACCCTTGTCAAGACGTTGCCATATAAAACGAGCATTATCCATCTGCCACTGCGAATAAAGTAGCACATCACTACTCATATCCCAGACATTTGCCAAAGGATTAATGTCCCAAATATCTTCATCAGTTGCGTAAGATAATTCTGGTTGAGGCGACGCTAGGGCAATCTGATCTAAAAAACTTTTTTCTGATTCTGGAATAATTGCCTCAAATGCTGTTGGTGGGGATCTTTTATAACCATACTCAATTGCCCATTCGTCATAAGGCCCAATAACTCTTGGGAAATAGTCACCTTGCTGTATTCCCTGTGGCGCTATATTCACAGGTAGATAGTCCATCACCGAACCCACTAAACCTTTGCTGTGAGTAATTTCAGTGTTATTTAATTCTTCAGGCGCTAACATGGTGCTGCCATGAAAGTTATGGCGCAAACCAAGAGTGTGTCCGACTTCGTGAGCGATGAGAGAACGCAAATATTGATGCACATATTCCTTCATCGTTTCACTACTCGCTGTAGTATTTGGCAAAATTGACAACGCTAGCGCCCCTATAGCTGCTTGGTTTGAAGACTCCATATCATAGCAAAACTCAGAGGAGAAAAAGAGAGCAGGGGAAGATGATGCGGTGACGGGAAGATTGGGAGACGCGGAGAATCTATCCAGCAACTTCCCCGCGTCCTTCTGTCCTTCTGCTTTTTCTTGACATGGGTTTGTACTCAGTGATGAATTTGCTTCCATCAACGCTTGATATTCTTGCTGAATTGATAGCATCATATTGGCATCCACAATGATATCTGCGTCCAATATTTCCCCGGTAAATGGGTTGACGCGCATTGGCCCTCTGGCAAAACCTGCATCCAAAGAATTGAACCAACGAATAGTATTGTAATGTACATCTGCTGGTTTCCAATCAGCATCATCTGGCATTTGCTGTACTTCAATGGCATTTTGAAATCCAGCTTTTTCAAATGCCTTATTCCACATCAAAACGCCTTCACGAATCGCATCGCGGTATTCTAATGGCACAGCATTCTCAATCCAATAC encodes the following:
- a CDS encoding DUF3386 domain-containing protein, translating into MTVTQLSAQELFRAAYENRYTWDKNFPGYTANITFKHDDKVFTGKVIITANLKAEVLDVDDESAQKAIHGQAWEIAIHRVRRSFEDTHSANTFSYGKTDETGAVELLMGGKAEGDKYKVRNNEVCHVHRLIHGTYVTIDTFSSHDTGEGYLSHRYDSVYHDPKTGEQKGGRSEFVDEYEKVGDYFILNRREIRTETAGQFSTQEFVFSDIKLLEPVAA
- a CDS encoding ComF family protein, with protein sequence MHTWIKNLAGLLNLFLQSHCPLCQRATSQEFCQNCTRQLQKCQRQDPISLWQEPIPVFGWGEYGGPVKRAIAAMKYENQPQIARPLGQWLGEAWLLNSPKRDSQPVVVPIPLHASKQKQRKYNQAALIAQSFCEVTGLKLKLNGLARVRETEAQFGLSVSKREKNLAQAFAVGQEFRHRPPNAPVLLVDDIYTTGATARSAVQTLRQNGIVVLGLVAVATAVKDG
- a CDS encoding HugZ family pyridoxamine 5'-phosphate oxidase, coding for MSQLENIQAEYEKFPEAFESVIISTVSAQAIPNASYAPFVMDDSKNIYIYVSGLSTHTKNIYANPHVSVLFIEDEAKSNLIFARRRLSFDCTATLIERETDKWNQIVEQFQGRFGEIVEVLRGLSDFRIFQLTPSEGRFVVGFGAAYQISGDNLHQLVQITGDGDKKQG
- a CDS encoding LuxR C-terminal-related transcriptional regulator, giving the protein MTNSLHAVFHAIANVQNEQELRLALTDKIGEHFSVQNWGIYLLDEQPSTEINVSGIPAVCLESNPVGRYVVERHAPAHEQLLLSPAAWKHFCSRSDHEHVMTGPIVYDGRLVGTLNLARDKGNPAFNGNDLADLSALCIHLSAKMATLRTKPKISNSLLTSPLTARELEIAELVAQGLTNAEIGEKLWITQNSVKQALKRMFRKLKVSARAEMVAKLQDIQVS
- a CDS encoding PPC domain-containing protein; this translates as MNKVFAAGLKQLIIIPAMLLGIGISTSAAFAQNKLYSPIPLSNSTEISDSLSDKDIPTGQGGFARDYTVKLDKGDNLAVDLSSENFDSIITLLAPNGSTLAENDDGPDGSSNSLLFTRIVETGNYVIRVRSFGETGVGVFKLKVTKLQPIK
- the cobS gene encoding adenosylcobinamide-GDP ribazoletransferase gives rise to the protein MTKQQQWWEKLLLKLAASIIFYTIIPLPYLNGLDFRGVASLASFIGLIIGGILGLVDTGMDYLGMPVLTRSALVVSVWIGITGGLHLDGAMDTADGLAVGDPDRRLEVMADSATGAFGAMAAIALVILKIAALTDIAESRWLLLMAACGWGRWGQQLAIARYPYLKPTGKGAFHKQAIRSYKDLLPGLLLLFGLSGLLWLIDKQQLFLTLAMIVVGSAIATLTGAWFNHKLGGHTGDTYGAVVEWTEALFLCVLTAF
- a CDS encoding zinc-dependent metalloprotease gives rise to the protein MKYWITKLAICIVFLYNLFLSADYAGANELSNISNIDVQQLNALPAVENLASADKNFSEIKKEDFCRFNGILNKIDKLEGLFTLYCSEDLGKIYLEIKPEQLNKNYLAIVTLESGVGESGIYSGLPISDFLFYFRRINNRLHFVVRNVKFRTESQAEQRSLARSFSDSVLYSLQIATIDPNSKNILISLDELLMQDFPGLSSLLKYSLQADYRLDERKSYFGDVNSFPENVEIDSIYGFSSLEGANLVTVPDSRALTLKVHYSFSRLRENNGYIPRLADDRVGYFITAFQNFSNNNAHESFVRYINRWHLEPSDPNARLSPPKKPIVYWIENAVPLEYRDAIREGVLMWNKAFEKAGFQNAIEVQQMPDDADWKPADVHYNTIRWFNSLDAGFARGPMRVNPFTGEILDADIIVDANMMLSIQQEYQALMEANSSLSTNPCQEKAEGQKDAGKLLDRFSASPNLPVTASSSPALFFSSEFCYDMESSNQAAIGALALSILPNTTASSETMKEYVHQYLRSLIAHEVGHTLGLRHNFHGSTMLAPEELNNTEITHSKGLVGSVMDYLPVNIAPQGIQQGDYFPRVIGPYDEWAIEYGYKRSPPTAFEAIIPESEKSFLDQIALASPQPELSYATDEDIWDINPLANVWDMSSDVLLYSQWQMDNARFIWQRLDKGYLSKGESYSNLRLKFNRVLKYYFRNAILLSKYIGGQSFRRLHASDDAAWAFVPVSLLKQRQALIKLQEYVFAEDAFSFSPELLNQLAPSRWEHWGSSARNNRLDYPIHDRILNFQSAILRSLLDSDRLNRLQDIELKTLPSQALSIPELFDTLQTGIWTEVLLPGEPKPISSIRRSLQREYLNILLEMMLGTTNTPEDGRTLAWYKLRQLQQAIDIRLKQLSGLPPLNDIYTLAHLEASGDRITKALNAHLISR
- a CDS encoding alpha/beta fold hydrolase; this encodes MLQFQPPGFGHKVIHTSLGAMVYYTQTHAPWAIGDTEDLPPLLFLHNFGGGASAYEWSKVYPAFASDYHILAPDLIGWGESAHPVRDYQIKDYLSTIAEFIIQTCRQPVTVVASSLTAAFAIRLAIVQPNLFKALFLVSPSGFDDFGQGAGRRLPLSVINAPLLDNFIYILGAENEIAVRNFLQSFLFAKSQRVSQEMVEAYLTSAQQPNAKFAALAFLRGDLYFDLSLYIQQLTIPTFIFWGEKAQFTNIKLGQRLANLNPSAIRDFYAIADAGILPHLEIPEVFIGLLQQYIGKLGR